A stretch of the Streptosporangium sp. NBC_01755 genome encodes the following:
- the iscB gene encoding RNA-guided endonuclease IscB, whose protein sequence is MFVLDRHGHPLDPCHPARARRLLAAGRAVVARHTPFVIRLKDRDAATSTVEGVHVGIDPGSKHTGLAVFTPRGANRRGRYAIQLDHRGAAIRDKLTARSRYRRRRRGANLRYRAPRFLNRAKPKGWLAPSLRHRVDVTLSWVARLTRWAPVAAVHVEKVSFDTHALSAGRPLEGVEYQQGTLAGYEVREYLLAKWGRTCAYCGASGLPLNLDHIHPRSRGGSDRISNLTVACIGCNQTKNATPIEEFLNGRPALLARILKQAKAPLRDAAAVNATRWALWRALEATGLPVHTASGGRTKWNRSRTGAPKSHTLDALHVGELETVTAWPPVVLVVAATGRGTYARTTPDRYGFPRLVRPRSKLHHGFQTGDLVRANVPAGKKAGVHVGRVLVRSSGSFDITTRHGRVAGINHRHVHHLQRADGYGYTTQKEADRHG, encoded by the coding sequence GTGTTCGTCCTGGACAGGCACGGCCACCCGCTCGACCCCTGCCATCCCGCCCGTGCCCGTCGCCTGCTGGCGGCCGGGCGGGCGGTCGTGGCCCGTCACACCCCGTTCGTCATCCGTCTCAAGGACCGCGACGCGGCGACCTCGACCGTCGAAGGCGTGCACGTCGGCATCGACCCTGGCAGCAAGCACACCGGTCTGGCCGTGTTCACCCCGCGTGGCGCGAACCGGAGGGGAAGGTACGCGATCCAGCTCGACCACCGAGGCGCGGCGATCCGCGACAAGCTCACCGCCCGCTCGCGGTATCGACGGCGACGCCGTGGCGCGAACCTGCGTTACCGCGCGCCCCGGTTCCTCAACCGGGCCAAGCCGAAGGGGTGGCTCGCGCCGTCGCTGCGACACCGCGTCGATGTCACCTTGTCGTGGGTGGCGCGGCTGACCCGGTGGGCGCCCGTGGCCGCCGTCCACGTGGAGAAGGTCTCCTTCGACACGCACGCCCTGTCGGCCGGGCGGCCGCTCGAAGGAGTGGAATACCAGCAGGGCACCCTCGCCGGGTACGAGGTCCGCGAATACCTGCTGGCCAAGTGGGGGCGCACCTGCGCCTACTGCGGCGCGAGCGGCCTGCCACTCAACCTCGACCACATCCACCCCCGCAGCCGGGGCGGCTCCGACCGGATCAGCAACCTGACCGTGGCGTGCATCGGCTGCAACCAGACCAAGAACGCCACCCCGATCGAGGAATTCCTCAACGGCAGGCCCGCCCTGCTAGCGAGGATCCTCAAGCAGGCGAAAGCACCGCTGCGCGATGCCGCCGCCGTCAACGCCACCCGCTGGGCGCTGTGGCGGGCACTGGAAGCCACCGGCCTGCCCGTTCACACCGCCTCCGGCGGCCGCACGAAGTGGAACCGCTCGCGCACCGGCGCGCCGAAGTCGCACACGTTGGACGCGTTGCACGTCGGCGAACTGGAGACCGTGACCGCCTGGCCGCCGGTGGTCCTGGTGGTCGCGGCGACCGGGCGCGGCACCTACGCCCGCACCACCCCCGACCGATACGGGTTCCCCCGCCTTGTCCGGCCACGGAGCAAACTGCACCACGGCTTCCAAACCGGCGACCTGGTCCGGGCGAACGTCCCGGCGGGCAAGAAGGCCGGGGTGCACGTCGGGCGAGTCCTGGTCCGCTCCTCCGGCTCGTTCGACATCACCACCCGGCACGGCCGCGTCGCCGGGATCAACCACCGCCATGTCCATCA